GTCAGTCACTACAAAGCGAAACTTTGACTTTAAATGTAGATAATGTCTGTACTGCAATTTATGATGAAATGTAGATAAACATTTGTGTCAAATtgattaaaattgcatttatcCAATATTCATCTGTTAGAGCTTCCTTCACATTCTTGGGTTCAAACTTTGAGACAAAACAGGAATTGGATACAACATCATTTGTCCTTCTAGTAGCTATTCCTTGATCTAGATTACCAATGATTAGATCAATAGGATGATTCTTCTGGATTCTAATGGAAGGACCTTTCTTTGGTGTTTTAGTTGGTTCTGGAATAGGAGCTTCAGCATCAGATTCTGACTGTTTCACTTCAACAGCCTCATCACTTGAAAGGTcagatgctatagcatcttcTGCCACACTTGTCGTCAGTTTACCTGTTGTGTCTTCTACAACTACATTAATGGATCCCATCATAGTTTTAGTCCTGGGATTATACACTCTATaagttttgttgtttgttgcaTAACCTAAAAAGATTCCTTCCTCACTCTTCCATCTTCCTCcttggttctctatctgccaagaTGTAGCATTTGCTTCCAAACATATGAAAGTATTTCATAGTGGGTTTCCTACCTTTCCATAATTCATACAAAGTGGTGGTTGTATCTGTTCTCAGTGTAACTCTGTTATGAATATAAcaggcagtattcatagcttaTGCCCAAAATGAATAAGGAAGTTTCTTAGCATGTAACATCACCCTAGCTGATTCTTGCAAGGTTCTGTTTTTcctttcaactacaccattttttTGAGGTGTAATAGGTGAAGCAAACTCATGAACAATTCCCTCAGATGCacaaaatttagagaattttgaattttcaaattcctttccatgGTCACTCCTTATCCTCAAAACAACATTGTCCTTTTCTCTTTGTAGTTGAATACATAGttctttgaacacatcaaagtTTTCAGATTTTTCTTTAATGAAACTTATCCAAGtgtatctagagaaatcatcaacCATAACATATGCGTACCTCTTTCCTCCTAAACTTTCAACCTACATTGGTCTCATAAGATCCATATGTAGAAGTTCAAGGACTCTAGTTGTAGTCAGATGCTGCAGCTTCTGGTGTGGCACTTTGGTCTGTTTACCTATCTGACACTCTCCACATatgttttcttcttcaattttgagcTTTGGGATTCCTCTGATAACTTCTTCTGAGATGGCCTTTtttcatgcttcttagattcAAATGTCCCAGCTTTTGGTGTCATAGCTtcacttcatcttctttagtaATCAGACAAGTGGATAGATTGGTTTCTTCTTGTGGAACCCAAAGGTAACGTCCTTTGATCTTAATCCTCTCATCAACAGATCACCATTGTTATCCGTTACTAAACACTcaatttttgtgaagttaactttcataccttgatcacatagttgactaatacttatgAGATTAGCTGTCAACCCTTTCACAAGCAAAACATTGTCTAGTTTAGGTAAGTCATTATTGATTAACTTTCCTACACCAATAATTTCTCCTTTTGCTCTATCACCAAAAGTAACATCGCTAGTTGTATGAATgtagtaaaaaaattgattaaatgaATATAGTAAATGCTGTGTATTTGTCTTgtaagatttatttattttttactcatttgGAGATTTTTGTTGCAATGATTCTATATAAAATAGTGTcagtattttgatttttttttttaaaaaaaataatttaacctATTTGCGGGGGTTTTGAAACCCCAAAAAATAACCGCCCCAGTTTAAAAGTAAAATACCTGCGGTTCAAAGTGGGATGCCAGCGGTTCAAAAAATCCCCCGCAGTTAATTTATGGGAACCTATTCATCGGCAGTTTTCAAAAATCCTGCAAAACATTCAGTGGGGGTTGGAAACCCCCGctaaattggaaaaaaaacCCCGTAAATTGGCGTGTTTTTTTGTAGTGAATCTGGATTGGCTGCTCTTTCTATTTCCTCTGGTAAGTTGCATAATGATGGATGAATTTCTAGCTTGTAACTCATCATGCAACAGTATACCTCATTGTGTTCTTAATTACTATCATTGTGAAAAAGGAcaagaaaaacaagttttatattgattctGCTTTAGCTGATATATACCAAAGTATATAGACATGAAAGGTATGTAGAATTTTGTAAACATGCTTTAGCTGATTCTGCACTAGTTTGATTAAGGATCATCCAAGTTTGATGATCATTGGAAATCTATCTGTGTGATGTGTCCTAGCTATATATCTAGGTGAACAAATTTTTGAACGATTTTTACCGCGAATTAGCTGTGTGTTAGctttcaactttctttgacaataatgatatatattacagtatgattaaataattttattcctATACTTGTATCTTTTGTTTGATCATTTTTTAAGAGAATGAGTATATGAGATATGTGTCTCACTGATAGTGCAACTATTTATACGATATTCaaggacaaaaaatatttatcttatttagTGAAGCGAGAAACTGATGTTAGTACTATATCTGGCacttcaaaaataattaaaggcTCTAGAAGAGCTAATGTAATATTATGTGGAGAAACAAATTTAGATATCAAGAATATGCATTATATTCTCCCAAGTGTCatagaaattttttaaatttcaaagaTATTCGTCTAattgaatatcatattgaaacaagaaatgaaAGTTGTTGAATATCTTTATATAACAAGACATGATTTGAATAAAATAAGTGTAGTGGATATGCAAAATTATACTTATACCTACAATTATAATTACAGTACAATTACATTTTCACCTTTCACCACTCTCTATTGAATTTGTCTTTAACAAATTGCAGGAAGACACATATGAAGTTTATAATGATGACACTTCAGGAGAATGTAAGAAAAACTTTGGAGGATATGACACTGACTGAAGTGGTCCTTGTAGCATTTCTATTACTTTACTCATTGATGGTCTATCTAATGGATTGATTTGAATGCACCATAGACTCACCATAGTAATCTTTCTCACCATGTCATTTTCTTCATTTGAACTTGCTAAACAATTCTCAAGATTATTATTACCCTGTTCAAGATCCTTATAAATCCAGTCTGGAAAATACATTTCAGAAGTACATGAACCTCTAGTGTCATAATTCTTTTTTCCACCAATCATTTCTAGAATTAACATACCATAACTGTATACGTCAGACTTGTGAGAAACACCACCATATGTTCGACTGAATACTTCTGGTGCTATGTATCCTATAGTTCCTCTTGTACCAAGTATAGACACAACGCTATCATTCCTTTGACATATTTTAGCTAGTCCAAAATCAGAGATTTTTGGACAAAAATTTTCATCCAAAAGAATGTTTTGGGGTTTGATATCAAGATGCAAAATTCTTGAAATACATCCTTGATGCAAGTATTCTAGTCCTCGAGCAATGCCGATTGCAATTTGGTACATTGTGTTCCAATCCAAACTACAAATTGTATTGGGAAATCCTCTTTTAAGGATAAACTTATCCAATGACCCGTTGGACATGAATTCATATATTAGTGCTCTTTTGTTCTCATAACAAAAACCTAAAAGTGAAACGATGTTCACATGTGATGTTCTACTAATACTCGCAACTTCATTTATGAATTCTTCTCCATTTCCCTTTGACTCGTTTATCACTTTCACCGCCACTTGACGTCCATCAAGTAAACTTGCTTTGTAAACAACACCGTATCCTCCTTGACCTAATTTGTCCCTAAATGAGTTTGTCATTCTTTTAACTTCTGAATATCTATATTGCTTAATTGGCACTGACAAGTTATAACTCTGTATGAAATCCTCCACATTGTGATCAATatagttttttgttttcttaaagaCCAACCTTTTTACCAAAATATGATACCTCTTACGTTTATAAATAATCAACACAATAAATATGATAAATCCAGCGGTAAACATCAATGTCCCTGCATGTTTGTACATGAGAgagttataaacaaaaaatggaGTAGTTagtgaaaattaaataagttaaattGTCAAATCTAAATGCAatattatttatctattttgttGAGTGATGTTGTCAGATAGATGGCtcaatcaaaaaaaaaaaaaacttaaatgcacttttggtcctctattttaaaaaaaataaagttttggtccccctatttaaaaaattagttttttagtccccctattttcattttttttttcgagttttgatcccccatcctattttggaattaattttgttggtgtggccttgtaactaatgatgtggcaacattcatgtggacaaatttaatatccatgtcattattatatatttttaaattcaataaaactttatttataaaatattttaattattagaattGTATATccaactgaaataataattgttaaatcttataaaatatgaaatttgaaaccctaattatcaaaccttcaactactagaatttttaaaaacgaaaagaaattagagatgattttgtgtttcattagaaattactcatacttTTTAAACTATgactaaattgcagttttggccccccacgtttcataattgtgcgattttgtcCCCCCACGTTTAacatgtgcgattttggccccccacgtttcataattgtgcgattttggccctccACGTTTcacatgtgcgattttggccccccacgtttgcccccttttgcatttcttggtccccgttgactattttaaccaaaaattgctgacatggaatatttttgacacgtgtcttaattgttTAAAGAATACAAGATTTGGTTTTGATACTAAATGAGTCTCTTCATTGAtactaaatataatatttacatATACTAATAATGCACAAAGTGCATATATAAACATTCCATGTTTCCTAATTGTCTTTAACGCTTGTAATTCTTTACCAACACCAAATTAGGAATAATTCATGTCAgcaatttttggtcaaaatagtcaacggggaCCAATAAAtgtgggggccaaaatcgcacaattatgaaacgtggggggccaaaatcgcacatgtgAAACGtgaggggccaaaatcgcacaattatgaaacgtggggggccaaaactacaatttagccttaaactatctatgactttggatgagTTCGAATGAAAACCTagaaattgttttaagtttgaagttgaattctagattagttttatataaagttggatgatgatgaaagttggaggttcttgaaacacaaaaacttgctttcaatatggaattgtttgatttgaatcaaagaggaccatgtccatgttgtgattgtttgttttttcttaggtttaataaatcagaggttgtgaattttgagattttttattttaatgagtttACGATGATGATATGATGTGAAAcatgattattttgttttctagGTTGGTATGAAGAGTAAGGATAACTGGATAAGTGGGTGATGATAATGGGGGCTACGGATTATTTGGTgtgatttttgatgtttttgaattattttttgattgatttctttttaaaaaatactataattttaataattaaaatattttataaaataagttttattgaattaaaaataaataatgacatggatattaaatttgtccatgtggacgctgatatgcattagtggcaatgccacatcaataaaattagccttaaaatggGATGaaggatcaaaactcaaaaataattaaaattgggggactaaaaagttggtttttaaaatagggggaccaaaacttcatttttttgaaaatagggggatcaaaagtgcatttaagcaaaaaaaaaaaaaaaaaaaaacaacttaatttttGTATTAACACTTCTGTTGTTAGAAAGATTGACTCTAATAATCTAAAACTTTAATGATAATTAACAAAGTTTTTGCTTCTGATTAATTGGTGTTGATTGTAGTTCATTTGCCACTTGATGTTTCTACAATTTTATAAAGTTAATAACAAAAGATATTGtacttttcaatttcaaaattattgtacttgtttcatataaataaaacagttatcggaaaaaaaatatctatattaATTAGAGAGTTATTTTTACTGTTTTTGAAAGTAGTTATTTTTACTGTTAACTAGAGAGTATTTTAGGAATAATATTATCAAAACGCAATTgaatttacttatattttaaatcacaaaatataactttttattgtttataatcGAGATGAGAAGGAATATATAACAAGACATGCACATGGCCAAAGGGTAACATAACAAAACAATATTGAAACACACATAATGGACATAGAAACATACCTGCAATCCAAATTACAAGTCTAAGGTTTGTTTTAGATGAACCTCCAGTTTGGCCAAGCAAAGCATTCCCAGTGGTATTTAACTTAACCTTGGATGAAAATTTCGGAATTGCTCCCGATAGATTATTATTAGAAACATCAAGAAGTTGAAGTTGAGGCAAAGTTGTAAGACTGTATGGTATTGATCCCGTCAAAGAATTGTCAGCAAGAGTCAAGTTCACTAAACTTATTAAATTGGAAAATGCCGGAGAGATGGTtcctcttaaaataaaattccagATTTTAAAACTAACAATCTTCCCTCTTTCACAACAAATCAAGACGTTGGCCGACCCTCCGGTGCAAGCATTGTTCCctttaattatcaaaaaataaggTGACTCTAAAGCTTCAAAAATTTCAAGCAAAATCATAACTTGGGAATCACAAGGTCCAAATTCGCTTCGACAAAAGGAATTTGATTTCCATGTTGCATTAACACCCTTGCGGAACAAAGGTATTGGTCCTTGAAGCATATTGTTATCCAAAGAGATTTTGTTCAAGCTAGATAGAGCTAGTAAGGAAGGTGGGATCAAACCAGTTAAGCGATTTGAGTGAAGCTGCAAATCAAACAAATTAGTACAATTGAAAATATTGGGAATTCGACCCGTGAAACTGTTATTGTGAAGCCACGCTTGAGATAAATTACTCATGCTTGATATAACGTCAATTGTACCCGTAAACCCATATCCTCCCTGGTTGTTAAGATGTAAATACCTCACTGCAGATTTTCCGAGAGACTGGGGTAGACTTCCGTCCATTTTGTTATGAGAAATAATAAAAGTATGCAAATTTGGAAACGAATTAAACATTTCCGGATCTAACGAGCTAATCATATTCGTAGCTTTGAGATCGAGGGTTTCCAAAGAAGTGGAGAAAGATAAATCTTTCATAGGAAATACCCATGAGGGGAGATTCAAGTTATTGCTAAGGTTAAGAGTTTTGAGATCTTTTATGCCATAAAAAATACTGTCTGGGATGGAGGTGAAGTTATTGTAACCAAGGGATATTGTATGGACCCTGTAAAGCCTATCTAAATAAGGCAAGGAACCGGTGAGTGAATTGTTGTGGAGATCAATGTGGGTGAGATTAGTGAGAGTGTTGATACTGATAGGGAGTGTTCCAGTGAGTGAACTTGATGGGAGCATGATAGAGGTAACAGCTTGAATAGAGTTGCAAGAGATGCCTTTCCATTTGCAGTAGTGAGTTTTGTTAGACCATCCTGTTGGAGTTGGGGTAAGTGCTTTCAAAAGGTCGGACATGTAATCTGCTTCATTGTATTCACCTTCATTAATAATAGCAGTGATGGAAATTATTAGTAAGAGGTTGGATAACAAAAAATATCCATGGATGAATATCTTCATGATTGTTGGAGTACTTGGTAGTAATGGTGGCTATAAATAGAGTAAGTAATGTATTGtactatattttttatcttaaaaaggaaataaggAAAAGTTGTTTCCGCGTGGAGTCTGACTAATTAGTGGATTCGTATTCCgtgatattttataagtaaattttacATTTCTAGATTTCACTGGATACGTTCTCCATgacattttataaacaaattttacatttttaaattcATGTATAAGgtaaaatttacttataaaatattaattataatggCTATGTTTTATTGTTAAGAGAGATTGAGACAAATGAGCCAACTCCTAAATATTTGTctataataagaagaaaaaagagaaagacaaatTAGTACTGTAGTAAGGCACGCGAGACTTTTTTTTCTGTAGAATGATGTGTTTCACTTGAGGATAAGAGTAGTACTCCTAATTTAACTCTTGTAATGTGTGGATAAGAAAAAAGAATACACGGATCAAGATTTGCTACAATAATATAGCACACAGTTTTCACACAATTATCAATCTGAACCATTAATTATTGATCGAACAGTACACATTGATTCAGTGATAAATTTCTTAAAATGATCATGATCGTACGTTACAGATCGAACGGTTGTGATACATTACAGTGAGAAAACTGTGTTAAAATACACAGCAGGAAATCTGTTTCCAGAATACACCTAAGCTAATAGGATATGATAGTAGTCTCCTATAATGGCCAGCAATTCCTATTTAAACACAGGAATTTAGAGACATTGATTAATTCTAACACGATATTCAAATTAGAatttgaaatctggcacgcagtgaacacaattctgcacaagatgctatagcatgtGCTGCAGCAAGACAGgcgctgaataaaataaagcaataaacgacagaataataaataacacagatcgtttgttaacccagttcagtgcaacgtcacctaccctgggggataccaatccaggaatgaatccactataatagctctagttcaaagccctcgaccaacacccggtacttgacttatcgcctagacactacccgtgcaatcctatctaagaacctcttagataatgagaccccgtcctaaattccctctaacaacacgtaccatgttgctgtcaataataataataatcaagatggagacactctcctagaaactagaccacactcttgcttaaaagcttatgagtgaatcacacacactaactccgtgtttcaaagcttaggagtagcttacaattaacaaccaaaacacagtcctaaacttgcatcaaattgacacaagaaaggctgacaaaagacacaaaatctaaaccctaaaaactcacactttgtaaagaacacgggttagaatacatgagttgtaaaggcttgaggcttcacatatttatagtcttcaattgtcttgatgtgcaagctaggtcttcagacaaacacAACTGTAAaaattgcggccaaccctatattttttttcagaaatataatttgtttgtcacaccaaaatataaattattattttcaaaaatataacaagttatatttttgttttcaataataattctcAAACCGCCTTCAGGAAAACTTGTAGAACAAGCCACGTCTTGAATAGTCGCACGTGCTTGGATATAAAAACGACTTAAATCTTCctttgatttgaaaaagaaattctgcgcaaaacagagtatcaggatgttgtacgatgatgctacaacatcgcgatccagcatctggctggttggcttttgcaaaattttagccaatctcaaaaacccaacaatctccccctttggcaaattttggctaaaacaaccttaggccagtgcatagagagatacagacAGAGagaaattcatcagatgaaggatagctagcacgtaagcatcagaggcatgcaacaacggaacataacacatctagcCTCACAGAGTACagacagagagaaataaactcacatagtggattcaagataggagaaataaactacTCTATTTCAAAGTAACACAACatagaataggaaaaataaattcctatattgGTACTTCAGACATGCATAACATatgtagtagaaaaataaattctacctactccccctcaaaacttgCTTATCATATAGAAcaaacatgctatactagatgctatagcattatgCATCACATCATACACAACatatattactccccctttttagccataaattctgacaaataaagtcagtaccaTAGAATAGGAGCAAAATACACacttccacagagttatcagagcATAGAGAAACACACGGTGTAGAGACTATCAGAGCATAGGAGATCATAGAGTGCATATTACAGACCTGGAGTATCGAAGCCAACAGACATGAATtgtgcatgttacaatccagagagcatcgGGGCGTAGCCCTCAAAATTAAAATCcgaaaggacatgcaaataaagcataagcaggtcacatagaaggactaGCATCAGAGTtctcctcctctacctcagtatcaccacTTGCATTATCATcaagaacaccaggattgacattggaaaacaccttgaggtcaacaatcatttgcttcctaggcaaaacatcagttgactgattgacagatgatgcagcacagtctgcagcctgtgtaccctcaaacagtctaaaatcaaaagacaaatcacaacctctcttatCAGCCTCAGTACAGATGCCAGGATGTTGAGCTAGAACAATATCACACATCAGTATAGGAAAGGCTATAGGCATCTTCACAGCACATAACTTTTcatgcagaacagtttcatcaagaatataagaaccaaagtcaaaaaggtgatctggtccctacaacatatataaacctagccaaacctgtagccacattattggaatgagtagttggagcccagttgGCTGCTGCAATCTTGTTCAGGAGAGCGTATTTTCCAGTGAGTGTCTTGCATACTTCCACGAACAAATTTTTTCCTAAATTCTAGATTTTTAGGATCATCACAGTCATCTCCTATGTTTACCAAAAATTCTTTGGTAAGCATCTCAAAACACTTGCCCAACCCAGTCACAGTTCTCATCAAGTCGGCTCCATTAATTAAATCAACAAACTCTTGGCATTGTGAGAAttcttcacttaaattcctcTCAACAACAAACCTTCTTTTTACCACAAACTTCCATCTGTCAGCATTCTCAAcacgatgaaaggaaatgttCTCAATAGGCACAAGAGATACATCTTGAGgaattctctttctttttacaGACCTTTTTGAGGATGTTGTAGCAAATGCTGTAGCATATTGTTCGTCCTCAAATTCTGGGTCACTAGAGGAAACTACCttccttttcaaaattttcttctttggctcagaaGGTCCagtaatcttactccactgtcttttaagaccaaagattttcttttccttggcagtcttgacaggaacaCTAGAACCAGCCATACTTTTACCAGCAT
This genomic interval from Trifolium pratense cultivar HEN17-A07 linkage group LG6, ARS_RC_1.1, whole genome shotgun sequence contains the following:
- the LOC123892599 gene encoding receptor-like kinase TMK4; its protein translation is MKIFIHGYFLLSNLLLIISITAIINEGEYNEADYMSDLLKALTPTPTGWSNKTHYCKWKGISCNSIQAVTSIMLPSSSLTGTLPISINTLTNLTHIDLHNNSLTGSLPYLDRLYRVHTISLGYNNFTSIPDSIFYGIKDLKTLNLSNNLNLPSWVFPMKDLSFSTSLETLDLKATNMISSLDPEMFNSFPNLHTFIISHNKMDGSLPQSLGKSAVRYLHLNNQGGYGFTGTIDVISSMSNLSQAWLHNNSFTGRIPNIFNCTNLFDLQLHSNRLTGLIPPSLLALSSLNKISLDNNMLQGPIPLFRKGVNATWKSNSFCRSEFGPCDSQVMILLEIFEALESPYFLIIKGNNACTGGSANVLICCERGKIVSFKIWNFILRGTISPAFSNLISLVNLTLADNSLTGSIPYSLTTLPQLQLLDVSNNNLSGAIPKFSSKVKLNTTGNALLGQTGGSSKTNLRLVIWIAGTLMFTAGFIIFIVLIIYKRKRYHILVKRLVFKKTKNYIDHNVEDFIQSYNLSVPIKQYRYSEVKRMTNSFRDKLGQGGYGVVYKASLLDGRQVAVKVINESKGNGEEFINEVASISRTSHVNIVSLLGFCYENKRALIYEFMSNGSLDKFILKRGFPNTICSLDWNTMYQIAIGIARGLEYLHQGCISRILHLDIKPQNILLDENFCPKISDFGLAKICQRNDSVVSILGTRGTIGYIAPEVFSRTYGGVSHKSDVYSYGMLILEMIGGKKNYDTRGSCTSEMYFPDWIYKDLEQGNNNLENCLASSNEENDMVRKITMVSLWCIQINPLDRPSMSKVIEMLQGPLQSVSYPPKFFLHSPEVSSL